The following coding sequences lie in one Paenibacillus durus ATCC 35681 genomic window:
- a CDS encoding family 10 glycosylhydrolase → MKLKNWIIGLLLIVLCIPLLSSGAARAASAVITIELDGIPLASDVPPYITSRNVTMVPLGVISQGLGAQTGWNQSSKTVTIVKAGNELKLTNGKKTAMVNGTSVSLDNSVVIRQGRIMVPIRFVAENLGLQVVWNKAAKQISLYTGDEPPQASDPVNPQTPSVPDVPVIPKPTVPSIPGAGSKAMKGIWISSVYNLDWPSASSIGKIDQQQKEFISLLDKLKAIGFNAVFVQVRPSGDSLYASSLVPWSKVLTGTQGKDPGYDPLEFMIDAAHARGMQFHAWFNPFRATTDDSDKSFATLAANHVAKAHPEWIVKAYGKLYINPGIPEARQSIIDTVLEVVKGYSIDGVHLDDYFYPSSSFDDDSTFNTYNAKNIASKADWRRDNINDFVRELGKQIHALKPNVSYGISPFGVWRNSKMDSTGSDTTAGVSAYDDIYADVRTWIKQDWVDYIAPQIYWSLSFDAARYDKLVDWWANEVRNTGVKLYIGQAAYKVGAADQSAEWQSGEQIINQLKFNEKYAEVQGSIMFRANDIVVRNPSDLSSLLTFYFKS, encoded by the coding sequence ATGAAACTGAAGAATTGGATCATCGGATTGCTACTTATTGTGCTCTGTATACCGCTGCTGTCTTCCGGCGCCGCTCGGGCGGCATCAGCCGTAATTACCATTGAACTTGACGGAATCCCGCTTGCGAGCGACGTGCCGCCGTATATTACTTCAAGAAATGTCACCATGGTGCCGCTCGGGGTGATCAGCCAAGGTCTTGGCGCGCAGACAGGGTGGAATCAGAGCAGCAAGACCGTTACGATCGTCAAGGCCGGTAATGAACTGAAGCTCACGAATGGTAAAAAAACGGCAATGGTGAACGGAACCTCCGTTTCTCTGGATAATTCGGTCGTGATCAGGCAGGGGCGGATTATGGTGCCGATACGGTTCGTGGCGGAGAATCTCGGCCTTCAGGTTGTATGGAATAAAGCCGCCAAGCAGATATCGCTCTATACAGGCGACGAGCCTCCGCAGGCAAGCGATCCGGTAAATCCGCAGACGCCATCCGTACCGGACGTGCCTGTTATTCCAAAGCCAACCGTTCCCAGTATTCCTGGAGCTGGCTCCAAGGCAATGAAAGGGATTTGGATCTCCAGCGTGTACAACCTGGACTGGCCTTCTGCGTCTTCGATAGGGAAGATTGATCAGCAGCAAAAAGAGTTCATCAGCTTGCTCGACAAGCTGAAGGCCATCGGCTTCAATGCCGTATTCGTGCAGGTGCGCCCAAGCGGCGACAGCCTGTATGCGTCTTCGCTTGTTCCCTGGTCCAAGGTGCTGACCGGTACCCAGGGCAAGGACCCGGGCTATGATCCGCTGGAGTTCATGATCGACGCGGCGCATGCACGGGGAATGCAGTTCCATGCCTGGTTCAATCCGTTCCGGGCGACAACAGACGACTCTGACAAATCCTTTGCCACCCTTGCCGCCAATCATGTCGCCAAGGCGCATCCGGAGTGGATCGTTAAGGCGTACGGGAAGCTTTATATTAATCCGGGAATTCCGGAGGCGCGTCAGAGCATCATCGATACGGTGCTTGAAGTCGTGAAAGGCTACTCGATCGACGGCGTTCATTTGGACGACTATTTCTATCCGTCTTCCTCTTTTGATGATGACAGCACCTTCAATACCTATAACGCTAAAAATATCGCAAGCAAAGCCGACTGGCGGCGTGATAATATCAACGACTTCGTTCGCGAGCTCGGGAAGCAGATTCATGCGCTAAAGCCTAACGTTTCTTACGGTATCAGCCCCTTTGGCGTCTGGCGCAATAGCAAGATGGACAGCACCGGTTCGGATACGACGGCAGGCGTGTCCGCATATGACGATATATACGCCGACGTTCGGACCTGGATCAAGCAGGATTGGGTCGATTATATCGCTCCGCAAATTTATTGGAGCCTATCCTTTGATGCAGCCAGGTACGACAAGCTGGTGGATTGGTGGGCGAACGAGGTTCGGAATACGGGCGTGAAGCTGTATATCGGCCAGGCGGCCTACAAGGTAGGCGCAGCGGACCAAAGCGCCGAATGGCAGAGCGGCGAGCAGATTATCAACCAGTTGAAATTCAACGAAAAATATGCCGAAGTGCAGGGCAGCATCATGTTCCGGGCCAATGATATTGTGGTGCGCAATCCATCGGATTTAAGCAGTTTACTGACCTTTTATTTTAAGTCTTAA
- the mntR gene encoding transcriptional regulator MntR — protein MPTPSMEDYLERIYKLIDEKGYARVSDIAEGLEVHPSSVTKMIQKLDKDDYLIYEKYRGLVLTTKGKKVGKRLVDRHKLLEEFLTIIGVQEQNIYRDVEGIEHHLSWDSITCIESLVEFFRRDESRIQMLNQIHQELYSES, from the coding sequence ATGCCAACACCCAGCATGGAGGATTATTTGGAGCGCATATACAAGCTGATCGATGAGAAAGGCTATGCGCGGGTATCGGATATTGCCGAGGGTCTGGAGGTTCATCCCTCTTCCGTTACCAAAATGATCCAAAAACTGGATAAGGACGACTATCTCATCTACGAGAAATATCGCGGACTCGTCCTGACCACTAAAGGAAAAAAAGTAGGGAAACGTCTAGTGGACCGCCACAAGCTACTGGAAGAGTTTCTCACGATTATTGGCGTCCAGGAGCAGAATATATACCGGGATGTCGAGGGAATTGAGCATCATTTAAGCTGGGATTCCATTACATGCATAGAGTCGCTTGTGGAATTTTTCCGCCGGGATGAGAGCAGAATTCAGATGTTAAATCAGATTCATCAGGAATTATACAGCGAATCATGA
- a CDS encoding cytochrome c biogenesis CcdA family protein, producing MSNINAGIALAAGLASFISPCCLPLYPSYLSYITGLSVQQLRTGEQRREARLRTLSHTLAFILGFSAVFYTLGFGAGVFGQFFIEQRELIRRLSAILIIVMGLFLLGIFQPRFLMRERKLEFSRKPAGYAGSFIFGIGFSAGWSPCIGPILTAIIALSASEPGTWLKLITAYSIGFALPFFVLAFFVGGARRLLKYSGPLMKIGGALMVFMGILLFTDQMFRITIWLQGITPGWLKF from the coding sequence GTGTCCAACATTAACGCGGGAATCGCTTTGGCCGCCGGTCTGGCTTCGTTCATTTCCCCCTGCTGTCTGCCGCTGTATCCTTCTTATTTATCATACATAACCGGGCTGTCGGTCCAGCAGCTAAGAACGGGAGAACAGAGAAGGGAAGCCCGTCTTCGCACGCTCAGCCATACACTGGCGTTCATTCTGGGGTTTTCGGCGGTCTTTTATACGCTCGGCTTCGGCGCCGGAGTATTCGGGCAGTTCTTCATTGAACAGCGAGAGCTGATCCGCCGATTGTCCGCTATCCTGATCATAGTGATGGGACTATTTCTGCTGGGAATTTTTCAGCCCCGCTTCCTTATGCGCGAGCGTAAGCTGGAGTTCAGCCGGAAACCGGCGGGCTACGCCGGTTCCTTTATTTTCGGGATCGGCTTCTCCGCCGGCTGGTCGCCCTGCATCGGTCCGATCCTGACGGCGATTATCGCCCTGTCGGCGAGCGAACCGGGAACCTGGCTGAAGCTGATTACGGCGTACAGCATCGGGTTCGCGCTGCCTTTTTTCGTGCTGGCCTTCTTCGTTGGCGGGGCGCGGCGGCTGCTGAAATATTCGGGTCCTCTGATGAAAATCGGCGGAGCGCTGATGGTCTTTATGGGCATTTTGCTGTTTACGGATCAGATGTTCCGTATTACCATTTGGCTGCAAGGCATTACTCCGGGTTGGCTTAAATTCTAG
- a CDS encoding metal ABC transporter permease translates to MDILFSDFFQRALAGGLLIGITAPLIGVFLVLRRLSMIGDSLAHVTIAGVALGFLTGFYPLGAGLIFAVAASFGIEKLRKAYKTYAELSIAIIMSGGVALASLFFTLGKGYNADVISYLFGSIYTLDNTDLLVVGIVTLVVVVVMSVFFKEFFLLSFEEDAASVSGLPVKMLNVLITILTALVISTAIKIVGSLLVSALLTVPVAISLLLSRSFRIAVILSVVIAEIAVVGGLVIAGVWNLAPGATIVLLLIALLALTLAGKKGVRL, encoded by the coding sequence TTGGATATTCTATTCAGCGATTTTTTTCAACGGGCGCTCGCGGGCGGCCTGTTGATTGGGATTACGGCGCCGCTTATAGGCGTTTTTCTTGTGCTTAGAAGGCTGTCAATGATTGGGGACTCGCTGGCCCATGTCACGATCGCCGGAGTGGCGCTCGGATTTTTGACCGGATTTTACCCGCTGGGGGCGGGACTGATCTTTGCTGTCGCGGCTTCCTTCGGGATAGAGAAGCTCCGCAAAGCCTATAAAACCTACGCCGAGCTGTCGATCGCTATTATTATGTCGGGCGGCGTAGCGCTGGCCTCACTATTTTTCACCTTGGGGAAAGGGTATAATGCCGATGTCATCAGCTATCTGTTCGGCAGCATTTATACGCTAGACAATACCGATCTACTGGTCGTCGGCATCGTGACCCTTGTAGTGGTAGTCGTGATGTCGGTGTTTTTCAAGGAGTTCTTTCTACTCAGCTTCGAGGAGGATGCTGCCAGCGTAAGCGGACTGCCTGTTAAGATGCTTAATGTGCTGATCACCATTCTGACGGCCCTCGTTATCAGCACCGCGATCAAAATCGTCGGCTCTCTGCTCGTATCCGCACTTCTGACAGTGCCGGTGGCGATCAGCCTGCTGCTATCGCGCAGCTTTAGAATCGCCGTTATTTTATCGGTTGTTATAGCGGAAATCGCCGTTGTCGGCGGGCTGGTCATTGCAGGGGTCTGGAACCTGGCACCGGGCGCGACCATTGTTCTACTGCTGATTGCTCTTCTTGCGCTGACACTGGCCGGTAAAAAGGGAGTTCGCCTGTAG
- a CDS encoding metal ABC transporter ATP-binding protein — MQPVSLDCHQHMIDIQNLSFSYGQQKVISDLNFTVRERDFVGIIGSNGAGKTTLLKMIVGLLPAAEGEIRLFGQPVRKFKDWERIGYVPQKNAFNPLFPATVREVVMSGLYNNKNVFRRISRAEQCKCDDAMEVMRIEGIQNKRVGMLSGGQQQRVFLARALINHPDLLILDEPTVGIDIETQAAFFDLITHMHAHHHMTFLMVSHDIDMIQNYLGKDPLQCNGKINFYSRHSHELQNCAAKDLQHTLT; from the coding sequence ATGCAACCGGTATCCCTGGACTGCCACCAGCATATGATCGATATACAGAACCTCTCGTTTTCCTATGGGCAACAGAAGGTCATTTCTGATTTGAATTTTACGGTGAGAGAACGTGATTTTGTCGGCATTATCGGCTCGAATGGAGCCGGCAAGACTACGCTGCTTAAAATGATCGTTGGCCTGCTTCCAGCAGCCGAAGGCGAGATCCGCCTGTTCGGCCAGCCGGTCCGCAAGTTCAAGGATTGGGAACGAATCGGTTATGTGCCGCAAAAAAATGCGTTCAACCCGCTGTTTCCGGCCACGGTACGGGAAGTGGTCATGTCCGGACTCTACAACAACAAAAATGTATTTCGCCGCATCTCCCGCGCTGAGCAGTGCAAGTGCGATGACGCAATGGAAGTTATGCGTATTGAGGGCATTCAGAACAAACGGGTGGGCATGCTGTCCGGCGGCCAACAGCAGCGCGTCTTTCTGGCACGGGCGCTGATTAACCATCCGGATTTGCTCATTCTGGACGAACCAACGGTCGGCATCGACATCGAGACGCAAGCAGCGTTCTTCGACCTGATTACGCATATGCATGCCCATCATCATATGACATTCCTGATGGTTTCGCATGACATTGATATGATCCAAAATTATCTCGGCAAGGACCCTTTGCAGTGCAACGGTAAAATCAATTTCTATTCCCGCCATTCGCATGAGCTTCAGAACTGCGCCGCCAAAGACCTGCAGCATACGCTCACATAA
- a CDS encoding metal ABC transporter solute-binding protein, Zn/Mn family, with amino-acid sequence MLFKGIKGLALPLMLLALLLSGCGPKSSGAIVEDKVNVVTTFYPIYEFAKEIGGEDVNAINLLPVGVEPHDWTPRSQDIVNTSKAQLFLYNGAGLEGWVPNFLKSLDSGSKVQAVEVSKGINYIMTNEEDEHDHGGEHGEEASGDSLHTDPHTWVSPKSALLMAENIKNSLVQVDPVHKDGYEERYSQVAERLKALDAKFAAELAKVPNKEIVVSHQAFAYLCRDYGLTQHAIMGLSPDAEPRGQDLVKLAELVKKEGIRYIFFEELVSDKLAKTLAAEAGVSTMVLNPVEGLTERDQQNNENYFTLMEKNLQNLILALK; translated from the coding sequence ATGTTATTCAAAGGAATCAAGGGACTGGCGCTTCCCCTTATGCTGCTGGCGCTTCTGCTATCCGGCTGTGGCCCGAAGAGCAGCGGTGCGATCGTGGAGGACAAGGTGAACGTAGTTACCACTTTTTACCCCATTTATGAGTTTGCTAAGGAAATCGGCGGGGAAGACGTCAATGCCATCAATCTGCTGCCGGTCGGCGTGGAGCCGCATGACTGGACGCCGCGCAGTCAAGATATCGTGAATACCTCCAAAGCGCAGCTGTTTCTGTACAATGGTGCCGGGCTGGAGGGCTGGGTGCCGAATTTTCTGAAAAGTCTTGACAGCGGCAGTAAGGTGCAGGCGGTCGAAGTAAGCAAAGGCATCAATTATATCATGACGAATGAAGAAGATGAGCATGATCATGGCGGAGAGCACGGAGAGGAAGCATCCGGGGACTCGCTGCATACCGATCCGCATACCTGGGTCAGCCCGAAATCGGCTCTACTGATGGCTGAAAATATTAAAAACAGCCTGGTGCAGGTTGATCCCGTCCATAAAGACGGATATGAAGAGCGTTACAGCCAGGTTGCGGAGCGTCTGAAGGCGCTGGACGCCAAGTTTGCAGCGGAGCTGGCAAAGGTCCCGAATAAAGAGATCGTGGTGTCCCATCAGGCGTTTGCTTATCTGTGCCGTGATTATGGCCTTACCCAGCACGCGATTATGGGCTTGTCTCCGGACGCCGAGCCGCGTGGGCAGGATTTGGTGAAGCTGGCGGAACTGGTGAAAAAAGAGGGCATCCGTTATATTTTTTTCGAGGAATTGGTTTCGGACAAATTGGCCAAGACGTTAGCCGCCGAAGCGGGCGTGTCCACAATGGTGCTTAATCCGGTAGAGGGGCTTACGGAGCGGGATCAGCAAAACAATGAAAATTATTTCACCCTTATGGAGAAAAATTTGCAAAATTTAATTCTGGCCTTAAAATAA
- the metG gene encoding methionine--tRNA ligase yields the protein MSQEKTFYLTTPIYYPSDKLHIGHAYSTVAGDAMARYKRLRGYEVRYLTGTDEHGQKIERKAAEAGKTPQKFVDDIVAGIKELWHKLDISNDDFIRTTEERHKKVVQDIFDRLLQQGDIYKGEYEGWYSISDETYYTETQLVDIVRDADGNIIGGKSPESGHPVELVKEESYFFRMSKYADRLLKYYEENPEFILPESRKNEMINNFIKPGLEDLAVSRTTFDWGVKVKGDDKHVVYVWIDALTNYITALGYGSEDRSLYDKFWPADVHIVGKEIVRFHTIYWPIILMALGEPLPKKVFAHGWLLMKEGKMSKSKGNVVDPVTLIDRYGLDALRYYLLREVPFGSDGTFTPESFVDRINYDLANDLGNLLNRTVAMIDKYFGGELPAYEGQVTAFDGELEAAVAQTYAKVEEAMEKMEFSVALAAIGALVSRTNKYIDETQPWVLAKDESKTPELASVMRHLAEGLRTASILLQPFLTQAPAKIWEQLGITQGELTAWDSGKTFGVIPAGTKLVKGAPIFPRLDVEQEVAYISSAMGGGKKTAEAGAETTAEAASAQPAAAAEPEEEHKEEIGIDDFAKSELRVAQVLAAEPVKKADKLLKLQLDLGYEQRQVVSGIAKFYTPEELVGRKVICIVNLKPVKLRGELSQGMILAASKGDQLTIATVPDSMPNGAIVK from the coding sequence ATGAGTCAGGAGAAAACTTTTTATTTAACAACGCCAATCTATTACCCGAGTGACAAGCTGCATATCGGCCACGCTTATTCGACGGTTGCGGGCGATGCAATGGCTCGCTACAAGCGGCTTCGCGGGTATGAGGTCCGCTATCTGACGGGAACGGACGAGCACGGCCAGAAGATCGAGCGCAAGGCTGCAGAAGCGGGCAAGACACCTCAGAAGTTTGTAGACGACATTGTAGCCGGGATCAAGGAATTATGGCACAAGCTCGACATCTCCAACGACGATTTCATTCGCACGACGGAAGAGCGGCATAAAAAGGTCGTTCAGGATATTTTTGATCGGCTGCTGCAGCAGGGAGATATTTATAAAGGCGAGTACGAAGGCTGGTACAGCATTTCAGATGAAACCTACTATACGGAAACGCAGCTTGTGGATATCGTCCGTGACGCGGACGGCAATATTATCGGCGGCAAAAGCCCGGAAAGCGGCCATCCCGTGGAACTGGTGAAGGAAGAAAGCTATTTCTTTAGAATGAGCAAATACGCGGACCGGCTGTTAAAATATTATGAGGAGAACCCGGAGTTTATCCTGCCGGAATCCCGTAAAAATGAAATGATTAACAATTTCATTAAGCCTGGCCTTGAAGATCTGGCGGTATCCCGCACTACGTTTGATTGGGGTGTTAAGGTCAAAGGCGACGATAAGCATGTGGTCTATGTCTGGATCGATGCGCTGACTAACTATATTACCGCTCTCGGTTACGGCTCTGAGGACCGCAGTTTGTATGACAAATTCTGGCCTGCCGATGTACATATTGTGGGTAAGGAAATTGTCCGTTTCCATACGATTTACTGGCCGATCATTTTGATGGCGCTGGGCGAGCCGCTGCCGAAGAAGGTATTCGCGCACGGCTGGCTGCTGATGAAGGAAGGCAAAATGTCCAAATCGAAGGGCAACGTCGTGGACCCGGTAACGCTGATCGACCGCTACGGCCTTGACGCTCTTCGCTATTACCTGCTGCGCGAGGTTCCGTTTGGCTCCGACGGCACGTTCACGCCCGAAAGCTTTGTAGACCGGATCAACTACGACCTCGCCAACGACCTCGGGAATCTGCTGAACCGCACCGTCGCGATGATCGACAAGTATTTCGGCGGCGAGCTTCCGGCTTATGAGGGCCAGGTAACCGCTTTTGACGGGGAACTGGAAGCAGCGGTTGCCCAAACCTACGCTAAAGTGGAAGAAGCAATGGAGAAAATGGAGTTCTCTGTCGCGCTGGCCGCAATCGGAGCACTCGTTAGCCGGACGAACAAATATATTGATGAGACGCAGCCGTGGGTGCTGGCCAAGGATGAGAGCAAGACGCCGGAACTGGCTTCCGTGATGAGACATCTGGCTGAAGGGCTGCGGACGGCTTCGATTCTGCTTCAGCCGTTCCTGACCCAGGCCCCGGCGAAAATCTGGGAGCAGCTCGGCATAACCCAGGGCGAATTGACCGCCTGGGACAGCGGTAAGACGTTCGGCGTTATCCCAGCCGGCACGAAGCTTGTGAAGGGAGCGCCGATCTTCCCGCGGCTTGACGTAGAGCAGGAGGTCGCCTACATCTCATCGGCGATGGGCGGAGGCAAGAAGACGGCCGAGGCTGGTGCGGAAACCACCGCCGAAGCCGCTAGCGCACAACCGGCAGCTGCCGCCGAGCCGGAAGAAGAGCACAAGGAAGAAATCGGCATCGACGATTTCGCCAAATCCGAGCTGCGGGTGGCGCAGGTGCTTGCCGCCGAGCCGGTGAAGAAGGCCGACAAGCTGCTGAAGCTGCAGCTCGATCTCGGCTATGAGCAGCGCCAGGTCGTGTCCGGCATCGCCAAGTTCTATACGCCGGAGGAGCTTGTCGGACGCAAGGTGATCTGCATCGTGAACCTGAAGCCGGTGAAGCTGCGCGGCGAGCTGTCGCAGGGTATGATTTTGGCGGCTTCAAAGGGTGACCAGCTTACGATTGCGACAGTACCCGATTCGATGCCGAACGGCGCTATTGTAAAATAG
- the yidD gene encoding membrane protein insertion efficiency factor YidD, which yields MGIGRTAVQAPIKIYRKYISPLKPATCRFYPTCSAYALEAVEVHGPLKGSWLAAKRIARCHPFHPGGLDPVPPAKEQISSQEAAGPT from the coding sequence ATGGGAATCGGCCGAACTGCGGTCCAAGCGCCGATCAAGATTTACCGCAAGTACATCTCTCCATTAAAGCCGGCCACCTGCCGGTTCTATCCGACCTGTTCGGCGTATGCGCTCGAAGCGGTGGAAGTGCACGGCCCTCTTAAGGGCTCCTGGCTTGCCGCCAAGCGGATTGCCCGGTGCCATCCTTTTCATCCGGGCGGCCTCGATCCGGTACCTCCGGCGAAAGAGCAGATTTCCAGCCAGGAAGCTGCAGGTCCTACTTGA
- a CDS encoding Fur family transcriptional regulator gives MLSTEEILEAMSEQGLRITDQRKTLAKLFGESTGYLSAKDVYKHMERKYSGLSFDTVYRNLRVMEEMGVLEQIVFEDGIKFKANCSQDHHHHHMICLQCQKTYPISFCPMNMTDTPDQFRVVKHKFEVFGYCRECEEAGAEDKAARGEEGK, from the coding sequence ATGCTGTCGACAGAAGAAATACTAGAAGCCATGTCGGAGCAGGGACTGCGAATCACCGACCAGCGCAAGACGCTTGCCAAATTGTTTGGCGAGAGTACAGGATATTTGTCCGCCAAGGATGTATATAAACATATGGAACGCAAGTACAGCGGGCTCAGCTTTGATACGGTCTACCGCAACCTGCGGGTGATGGAAGAGATGGGCGTACTGGAGCAGATCGTCTTTGAGGACGGCATTAAATTCAAAGCCAACTGCAGTCAGGACCATCACCATCATCATATGATTTGTTTGCAGTGCCAGAAGACGTATCCCATTTCCTTCTGCCCGATGAATATGACCGATACGCCCGATCAATTCCGGGTTGTGAAGCATAAATTCGAAGTGTTCGGGTACTGTAGGGAATGTGAGGAGGCCGGCGCGGAGGATAAAGCGGCTCGCGGAGAAGAGGGGAAATAG
- a CDS encoding copper amine oxidase N-terminal domain-containing protein, producing MNVRKLALIAVLTVAQAASAIPAFAESATQVPAGTAVKAAAVNTASSATPTETAAATAITGTVSPAPIASPAPTASPAASAMPSSTTEGSQAVEQPVMTPAPSASESPLATIQPTVTPTPNPASAAGAGQLVLMMNSNKMYLNGVQYLAGQPMAVKNGVSNVAIRAMVERVGLKLTYNGATKETIIMKNGNELRFKTNSKIYTVNGKATTMKGPAYQYKNTFMVPLTSITQALGIPYTVDNVQKRVILTLQTKPKASFTVQPAEIFAGETTVNYVTSSTASNGATIVDERWEGRQDIFEQPGYYTVNYSVMDSNGQWSDPYSVTINVLKPNQPPVAQFTTDKDEYKMGEPITITNISSDPDGDQLTESWSNRALAFFNPGPVSIQLTVTDTHGLSSTFEKTINITNEVLYSQEDFNKLFVPLGDIYTINGSEIPSWNKISYTASSEPVTLIRSNSPETVYSEGIVYQETAMGDTRLMVHHKNSMSTNMKMYVIATNNNLYPTTITTQRSGFGGPLDIPTATGKKSIETYYQSIQTGSAYSNVTLQPGENKVVLTTLSNVTMKPGQIISLMSDVFSDYPVKYSVIMIDATKDPLLTLPTLSYLDRDGVHNRGTYADANRIITVTDPVGATPSRLVIGDNNSDPNLPGTDALSGTEASNAGNFGVVYKITLTRVAPNTLITLNPRGGKYQGPLLVNGNIIQAPNSSAVDAPNQNSVLYRTGNVEQTIEIMFTAASGSNLPINLLFMPLPAQKAQ from the coding sequence ATGAACGTTAGAAAACTGGCACTAATAGCTGTACTTACGGTGGCGCAAGCCGCCTCGGCAATTCCAGCATTTGCTGAATCCGCAACACAGGTACCGGCAGGGACGGCGGTCAAGGCCGCAGCCGTAAACACTGCATCTTCCGCTACGCCGACTGAAACCGCAGCGGCTACAGCGATTACGGGAACGGTGTCTCCGGCTCCAATAGCGTCACCGGCCCCAACAGCATCGCCCGCCGCTTCGGCCATGCCTTCATCAACCACGGAAGGATCGCAGGCGGTAGAGCAGCCTGTCATGACTCCGGCACCGTCAGCTTCCGAGTCACCGTTAGCTACTATACAGCCAACTGTCACTCCGACGCCGAATCCTGCCAGCGCCGCCGGCGCGGGTCAGCTTGTGCTGATGATGAACAGCAATAAGATGTATTTGAATGGCGTCCAATATTTAGCGGGCCAGCCAATGGCTGTGAAGAATGGCGTTTCTAATGTGGCCATCCGGGCCATGGTGGAGCGTGTGGGTCTGAAATTGACCTACAATGGAGCAACTAAAGAAACGATCATCATGAAGAATGGCAATGAGCTCCGTTTCAAGACGAACAGCAAGATTTATACGGTGAACGGCAAGGCGACAACGATGAAAGGTCCAGCCTACCAATACAAAAACACCTTTATGGTCCCGTTGACCTCGATTACCCAGGCGCTTGGCATCCCATATACGGTGGATAATGTGCAGAAGCGTGTCATTCTGACCTTGCAAACGAAGCCTAAAGCTTCCTTTACGGTCCAGCCAGCCGAGATTTTCGCGGGAGAAACGACCGTTAATTATGTAACCAGCAGTACAGCCTCGAACGGTGCAACGATTGTGGACGAGCGCTGGGAAGGACGGCAGGACATTTTTGAACAGCCAGGATATTATACAGTTAATTATTCGGTTATGGATTCCAACGGCCAGTGGAGCGACCCGTATTCGGTAACCATTAATGTCCTCAAGCCGAATCAGCCGCCGGTGGCGCAGTTTACAACGGACAAAGACGAATACAAGATGGGTGAGCCAATCACGATCACGAATATCAGTTCCGACCCGGACGGCGATCAGTTGACGGAATCATGGTCCAATCGGGCTCTGGCTTTCTTTAATCCCGGTCCCGTCTCGATTCAACTGACGGTCACCGACACCCATGGTCTCAGCAGCACTTTCGAGAAGACGATCAATATTACCAACGAAGTGCTGTACAGCCAGGAGGACTTCAACAAGCTCTTCGTGCCGCTGGGCGACATTTATACGATCAACGGAAGCGAGATACCAAGCTGGAACAAGATCTCTTATACTGCGAGTTCTGAGCCCGTGACGCTGATCCGCAGCAACAGCCCGGAAACCGTATATTCGGAAGGCATTGTCTACCAGGAGACAGCGATGGGGGATACCCGGTTGATGGTTCACCATAAGAATTCGATGTCGACGAACATGAAGATGTATGTCATTGCAACGAACAACAACCTTTATCCTACTACCATTACGACGCAGCGCTCCGGCTTTGGCGGTCCGCTTGATATCCCTACGGCAACAGGCAAAAAGTCTATCGAAACATATTATCAGTCCATCCAGACAGGCAGTGCTTATAGCAATGTAACCCTACAGCCTGGAGAAAACAAAGTGGTTCTTACCACGCTCAGTAATGTGACGATGAAGCCTGGCCAGATTATTTCACTCATGTCCGATGTATTCAGTGATTACCCGGTGAAATATTCCGTGATTATGATTGATGCAACCAAGGACCCGCTGCTTACGCTGCCAACTCTTAGTTATCTGGATCGCGACGGTGTGCATAACCGCGGGACATATGCGGACGCGAACCGTATTATCACGGTAACCGATCCGGTGGGCGCGACGCCTTCAAGATTGGTCATCGGGGATAACAACAGCGACCCCAATCTTCCGGGAACGGACGCGCTTTCGGGTACGGAAGCTTCCAATGCGGGCAACTTCGGCGTTGTCTACAAAATTACGCTGACCCGGGTCGCTCCCAATACGCTGATTACACTCAATCCGCGCGGCGGAAAATATCAGGGACCGCTTCTGGTGAACGGTAATATCATTCAGGCTCCGAACTCGAGCGCCGTTGATGCCCCGAACCAGAACAGCGTGCTGTACCGCACCGGTAATGTTGAGCAGACGATAGAAATCATGTTCACCGCAGCTTCCGGAAGCAATCTGCCAATTAATCTGCTGTTTATGCCGCTTCCGGCTCAGAAGGCACAATAA